GAACACTACTTACTAAGTGGATACCTCACAAAGGACGCTGTTCCATTCTTAGCTCCTACGAGTATGAGtatgtatcaatatatttatcatccaaaatttgtatacttaacatctcaatcaaattttataaattaaattaaattatttcattttagataAACCTTTGAACGCTCAATGTACCTCTAGCCCTTGTCCAATTCCTATAAAACTCCCATGTATCGAACGCACAGCTTCTACAAGTACAGGtatgtatcaatatatttatcatccaaaatttgtatacttaacatctcaatcaaattttataaattaaattaaattatttcattttagataAACCTTTGAACGATCAATGTACCTCTAGCCCTTGTCCAATTCCTATGAAAAGTTCATGTGTCAAACCCATAGCTTCTATGAATACGGGtatgtatcaatatatttatcattcaaaatttttttagataacatctcaatctaatttttcattttagataTAACTTACAGTCCTGAAAGTCGAAAACGTAAGATATTAAATTCCAGCACAATAGGGGCTTTATCACCAAGTCATTTTAGTTCTCCAAGAAAGGCAAAGAGACATTTGGACATGGTGAAGAACAAATTTAAAGAGAAacaagttcaaaataataatctaaaaaataaaatctacagactgaaaaaaaaaattgaaaaagatgGTGAATATATACAATCTTTAAATAGACTGCTAAAAGAAAAAGAACATAAAGAGATATTAAATGCTAACATAATAGGAGCCTTAACACCAAGTCAATTAATTTCTGCGAAAAAGGCAAAAACACGTTTGGACACAAAGAAGAACAAATTTAAAGAGAGGCAAATAGAAAATGGAAATctgaaaaaccaaattcaaagtCCGAAAAATTATACAGTTCAACAAGATCatgattatacaatttttacatagactatattatagtcagGAGAACAAAAAGTATTCACTGATGTGCAAAATCCTAGCGGTAAATTTCTGTCATTGTATcgccatattattaaataaagagtccgcattttgaataattataatatctaatgcatattatgtaaaaacaatgaaattgcTGAAAGTCAAAATTGCCAATTGGTAACTAAACCAAGAATAAaggcaaaaataaaattaaaaaaaacataaaagcaAAGGCTGCACATGGTGTAGTTGGTCGATTGCACACTGCCTTGGTTGGAGAACCcttgtttatagaaaaaaagatgTTGCTTGCATATTTTCAAACAGCCGTTTATTGTTCTCATGACTATAACACCGTCTTTAAATGAGGTATTGAGTTACACTGGTGGGTTATTTgtgacaaaaatacaaaataacttgTAATATATGTCACAGATTTTTGATTGACTGTCCAtatcacaattttaaataaataaaatataaatatcaaaataatgctGTGAAAAAACTAAGTCATGATGTTGTGGACATATGTCAGGAAGCAGAAAATGTATTGCAATCCtacaatttttactaaatattaaaccCAAAATgtttaacgaaataaaaaacaaaatataccaaaaaccaaatatttttaaattagaaagaagaacaattaaattaccattataaagaccataaattatttaatacacgtCATAATAAGAATAAGAACACATAAGAAGTATGGTTATTCTTGCttacttatatatttgttttcactATGCTGTTGGgtcaacagaaaaaaaattgaaattctatGAGGAAaacatttactaaaattattttattttggaatgagttataagaaaaaatgtataattttgaaattaattatttttattacttaaagcTTAAAGTAACTGTTGTAGCATACgtacattgtataaaattatttattctataaaatatgtgcgttttaatttttaattacaatatgtatttgaaacattgtatcattgattatagtatttataatcaataattgtacCTCTAAATTACACTCTTATAAAACCTAACTTGTTTCTACACTATACATTATTGATGAGCAAAAAGTCACACctttcaaaatcataatatggaCTATTGAGTATAGAACTTATAGTTATAtggttaattttataactttatatcattataatgattgatagtattaaatttggattttacaattttattggaACATTACTTCGTACTAGGGAATATCGACTTCACTTGCACCAAACCGCACCACCCACCCAGATTTTCCATCTATTAGTACAAGGTACaaaattaatagatttaatTTCATCTATTTTGTGATGCTAGTACACCACGGAGTAGAGAAGATTCTCTTATATTATCTTCTTTAGTCACTACATTTAGAGATGtagaatactatttattttactataatattaatatttactaaacgtctatacaaaatacaaatttgtgtaatactacaattttattgtataataatatcattgtctaGAGTCTATTGCAtcatcatttaataaaatacatcagACAAAAATGTCTCAGTGATGCTATTATCACAGATCTATGCTGTTATCTTTAATTTTGGTGCTACGTGCTCTTAGATTTAtcacaaaatcataataatattgttatcatatttatcataataatataatcattaatacaaaatacaaatccgttgtcaaaaacaataatttttatgcaCTACatgacaaattttattttatatgtcatGATCCACTAATGTACTAACGTTTTTACAGTAGTTTTGTTGccataaataatgaataaaatcaaCACGGAATtctagagtacctacctatcatcaACACAAATAGGAACATCAATCGTGCGGCATCATGGAATCCTCCAGTAGTAAAAAGTGAGTGCGATGATATTATGCTATTGTTTGTCAGCGCAGAACGGTAcggtgttaaaaaaatttacagcCGTGCAATGCTttaaatgaataacaattttGTGCTTTTAccattgatattaaatatgGGTGTGTATACGGCATGTCTTCACTGTGCGTTATACACTTTTAGGCAAATATATTGCAGAGAAAGAAACGATTGTTCTCGCTCATGAGGATTGTTCCGTacgataaagaaaatatattaaacaagaGTGAAAAGAGATGCAATGATGTTGCGGTTAACAATAGTATCGGTTATGTCGGGCGTCAGAGTTGTGACAATGCCACATCTATTACATTAGGCTTTAAATGACATCATAGGTCACTGAATTCATGTTTGGCCAATTGAAATCTTATCTCGAGGAATTCCAAGacctatactttaaatattcctttaaaatattgaatgaatAAATAACTAATCGTTGTTTTTTCTAGGTATGGATTAATCGTTCCTAAAAAACTGTCAGACCTACCGAAGAAGATTACTAATGTGTTTGGCGATGATAGTGATTCTGAAAATGAAACCTCAAAAAAACGCATTCAAGTATTTATTGAtatcagtttttataattagctatacacaaaacaaaatattaccttCTGGGCGATTATATCTCTGAAAAATTTCAGTTGTTTTGTTTTAACGCACAAAAATTATAACGGAAATTTTATTTAACCGAATatgttgcatattataaaatttgactaACAACTAACTTCCTACTATAacttatgtattataagtatagttaCAACTACGGTTATgagattattttatactaaacgaCTGTGGTTAAGACATGATAATAATCTAAAATggaatatatacataatataatatataaattgtacccatataaaaaacaacaatttcttcaattcattattatttgaataacttATTGGTTGATGCCTAAagatatgcatattatacatttttcttatttaaatcaaaattcaaaaccatGTTGttgtattgataaataatatgtttttattgactattttaagaattgaatttatttcataCATGTTTAGACTAACAATCAAACTAAAGCTCAGCAAAGAAGTGCCAAATTATCAATTGACAAAGCGCTGAAAGAAGATGCAACAGTTTTTCAGTACGATGAAGTTTATGATGACatggagaaaaaaaaagaacataacaacgaaaagaagaaaaatgttAAGGTATGTGGAATACAGAACTATTAGTACTTTTTAAACATGTACAATGCACctattaattagattttttttacattttagccacgatatatacaaaatttattagTCCAAGCTGAGAAACGCAAGGTCGAATATGAACGCAGAAATGAAAGGTTAATTCAAAAAGAAAGAGAAGCCGAAGGAGACGAATTTAAAGACAAAGAAGCGTTTGTCACTGCTTCATACAAGGCAAAACTGGAAGAGTTAAGAAAACTGGATGAAGAAGATTTAAAGTTTTCCATGATTGAAGACATTAATGATGTAACAAAACAGAAAGACATGGGTagtttttatagacatttgttTAAACAAGAATTGTGCAAgaatgaaaatgataaaattgatGAAGTGAAAAAGCCAACAAAGAAATCTGATGCAAGTCGCCAATATAGAAAGCGTGCTTCTTCAAACACTTCAGATGACGATAATGCTAATGATGATAAAGATACTGACCTATCGGACTCTGATTCATCAGTGGATTCTAAGCGTAGAAAAATCGAAATTCATGACTATAAGAAATCTGTTGGGGAAAATGCAGATGAGCCCGAAGTAAAATTAAAAGAGTCAACTATAGAAATAGCTAAGGTTAAGAATACAGCACCAAATGAAGAACCAAAAACACCAGTAGAAGTAACTAAAGAGATACCCAAGGACAAAAAAACTGAGAAAAATGAAAGTAAACCAAAAGAAATTAagcccaaaataaatatttggttaaaGAGGACGGTTGGTAATGTTTTTGAAGAAGCACGTCAAAGATATTTCCAAAGACAAATTACTAATTTACAATGTGTTAGAACTTAggatttagatattatttttttttgtcattaagaATATGcataagataattaataatataaatatatttcttatctataagtgtttttttcttttgaattataaaataatttaacacaaaaaaatataattttaaataaaaatatattgttaaaagtacaataataaatggcAGATGTATAATTATCACAGTAGTTTTGAAATTAtggcaaattaataaaaattaccctGTTAAGTGATATTTATAATCCACAATAGAATtttgcaataataaaattgtatttataatataaaattcaaaaaaaaaatttaaataggaaCATTATTGGaatgctaaaataattttacttgagaatataatatgaggcaataataaataatttaataagtattttgataaataaaatagaagacaatacataattttaaattaaaaaaatgataatgaagtgtcattttaaactattcatTTTCTTCTCtgtttgtataaaaatgaagactatgaaagtataataaaatatataaatatttaattaaaatgttttcttattgtaaaaatattttttttatctataataatagtaaaaataatatttgtgataagaaaattaaattatattataagtattaaatatgtgTATCACAGACATtagtttgatttaaatttgtattgtctTCTTAATTTAGTAAGAACATtcgtaaaaatatcattaaaactatgaatatttaaatgtacacaAGATGATTCATTAAGTATAATGGTTATTTAGTGGTAGAATATAGTTATCACTATTCCACCACTAAAGATCAAAAATACTTGATGAATCCCCTTGTaattacaaaaatcaatataacaCAATGTTAAAGTTCTGTAGAATTGTTAAAAGCTATTACACATTCTCTGCTACACAAGGGCCGCTTTTCCTTTTTTACCGTGAACTTTTTACCTAAAAGCGATGTGTAACActgataacatttaaaacatgcTGGAGACTCATGCCAGCTCAACTCCTGCCAACCAATCCTATTATCACCAGCTACTATAATTTTTTGACAAGTTTCGCATTTCTAAACAAAATTACAGatactcatttttaaaatatactgaattttaaatgtattttaatgtacatacttttccatattttatttgataacaatcCAAACACACAGGTTGTTTTTCAATCGACACATATTCTAATCCAGCTAATGGTTTGTCACACtcaaaacaacaaaaatgtcGAACATGATAGGTATGTTCCTCGGCAATTGTATattctttcaaaaatattaactagaaaaaaaatatataattcaatgcTAACCATGttactaaaatgtaaattataatagtgcTATCTCACCTCATCACAAGCATTACATCGTGGTATATTTAAGATTTCAGCATAATGTCTACCACAATAAACATTCTCACTATAGTAAAAGTATACTAGATCAACTAATAgttcctaaataaaaaaaaaatatgatcattacaatattagaatattactcatgtattttataaaacttactTCGCATGTAGCACAAACAAAACACGGTGGATGCCAAAACACTTCTTTACCAGTGCGTTCAGCCATAACAGCAACTTGACCTGGTATTACATTCTTATTACATTGCTTACAACGCAACTCTTGTCCGTCcggtaatatacatatatcagcATTAGATGTTGGGAATTCGTTTGAACCTTCCCAGGATGGATTTTTTAGTGATTCACCAATATCCTTATTATGCAGCATAGGTGTGTAATTATCATTCTGAATATTTGAGGAGAAATTTGTCTGTTGTTGGGGTAAAG
This portion of the Acyrthosiphon pisum isolate AL4f chromosome A1, pea_aphid_22Mar2018_4r6ur, whole genome shotgun sequence genome encodes:
- the LOC100572633 gene encoding uncharacterized protein LOC100572633 isoform X2, with product MTRKCVVCNKLYIKGSDETFHSFPKDETRKKMWLKACKIKLCLPSNKICGDHFLPEHYLLSGYLTKDAVPFLAPTNKPLNAQCTSSPCPIPIKLPCIERTASTSTDKPLNDQCTSSPCPIPMKSSCVKPIASMNTDITYSPESRKRKILNSSTIGALSPSHFSSPRKAKRHLDMVKNKFKEKQVQNNNLKNKIYRLKKKIEKDGEYIQSLNRLLKEKEHKEILNANIIGALTPSQLISAKKAKTRLDTKKNKFKERQIENGNLKNQIQSPKNYTVQQDHDYTIFT
- the LOC100572633 gene encoding uncharacterized protein LOC100572633 isoform X1 produces the protein MTRKCVVCNKLYIKGSDETFHSFPKDETRKKMWLKACKIKLCLPSNKICGDHFLPEHYLLSGYLTKDAVPFLAPTSMNKPLNAQCTSSPCPIPIKLPCIERTASTSTDKPLNDQCTSSPCPIPMKSSCVKPIASMNTDITYSPESRKRKILNSSTIGALSPSHFSSPRKAKRHLDMVKNKFKEKQVQNNNLKNKIYRLKKKIEKDGEYIQSLNRLLKEKEHKEILNANIIGALTPSQLISAKKAKTRLDTKKNKFKERQIENGNLKNQIQSPKNYTVQQDHDYTIFT
- the LOC100164987 gene encoding nuclear speckle splicing regulatory protein 1, which translates into the protein MESSSSKKYGLIVPKKLSDLPKKITNVFGDDSDSENETSKKRIQTNNQTKAQQRSAKLSIDKALKEDATVFQYDEVYDDMEKKKEHNNEKKKNVKPRYIQNLLVQAEKRKVEYERRNERLIQKEREAEGDEFKDKEAFVTASYKAKLEELRKLDEEDLKFSMIEDINDVTKQKDMGSFYRHLFKQELCKNENDKIDEVKKPTKKSDASRQYRKRASSNTSDDDNANDDKDTDLSDSDSSVDSKRRKIEIHDYKKSVGENADEPEVKLKESTIEIAKVKNTAPNEEPKTPVEVTKEIPKDKKTEKNESKPKEIKPKINIWLKRTVGNVFEEARQRYFQRQITNLQCVRT